From a single Candoia aspera isolate rCanAsp1 chromosome 2, rCanAsp1.hap2, whole genome shotgun sequence genomic region:
- the UIMC1 gene encoding BRCA1-A complex subunit RAP80 isoform X2: MPKKKRKTANEPDSQGQEEEESRGLSNAKLTHSMDTCIVISDSDGEQESKEENGLQKKRTKQQLDRVKFAAKRKIAQMSEDEQFALALKMSEQEARQLNSQEEEEEELLRKAIAESLSSCQPSEPSAMAPVPPLSQASASSVQSHPAGPEDSQPLAVLLPCSESPCSKCSSLSPSYNAEENRQTDATKRPLVVLTRLSRDIVESSLVSSIIVSPGKSQAFARSDPSSPAGSSSSDTSPSAEEELPITLSPTFPQRPLGAYPLAPWRLFMGKCSLLMPTSKEMEHSQNYLKGNLHVDCSGVPQKEAQQQSTFDHDRCPSGFGDQSEHGKSTLLSAEFIERTGLPESAPPICTLPWTDEKCQHEEPDVVHYYWGVPFCPKGIDPNKYTQVIMCQLEVYQKSLKQAQRQLLQKKQFGEPVVPNPCSLRRSELAKDEETSRQREGLDDQEEDVDEKKEPGNVAWLLSRVNGEPHKHPAQDSAEGRNSGCRDEPASSSAQASQVLFAEDMLEEREPVQITQSISALTPLDNKKSPDIATEDHAEEEITVCPETQQSPSQAVEPESGEIHSSGKDVFPQAEEDAREHAPVHSPQANDPMSCPLCEHRFPASEIELHAMYCNGTGEDAVEDGPVMTRRQREAKSKLTSCKKASQSVDIDKCEKCYLCKCLVPRKEYQSHVDGCLCSRNADGAQCHRRLRRAKEKGRCEGRLLSMLEQSENKAADAEVAAPPSRREGSRPSPAEMDKEMEGSQNSERLFPQGPCSGSPIRSFTSISEAKDCLVDFKKQLAISPHSWKQTKASHRNQKKC, encoded by the exons AGATGTCAGAAGATGAGCAGTTTGCCTTGGCTTTGAAAATGAGTGAGCAGGAAGCGAGGCAGTTGAATTcacaagaggaggaagaggaagaacttctgagaaaagccATTGCTGAGAGCCTCAGT AGCTGCCAGCCTTCTGAGCCTTCTGCTATGGCTCCTGTGCCTCCCCTCTCCCAGGCATCAGCGTCTTCAGtgcaaagccacccagctgggcCAGAGGATTCTCAGCCCCTTGCAGTTCTGTTGCCTTGCTCTGAGTCTCCTTGCTCCAAGTGCAGCTCCCTCTCACCAAGCTACAATGCTGAGGagaacagacagacagatgccaCCAAGAGGCCCCTGGTAGTACTGACGAGGCTAAGCCGGGACATAGTTGAAAGCTCGCTAGTCTCTAGCATAATTGTGTCTCCAGGGAAGAGCCAGGCTTTTGCCAGGTCAGACCCTTCCTCACCAGCAGGGAGCAGCTCCAGTGATACATCACCTAGTGCGGAAGAGGAGTTACCTATTACCTTAAGTCCCACTTTTCCCCAAAGACCTCTGGGGGCTTATCCACTGGCACCCTGGAGACTCTTTATGGGAAAGTGCAGCCTTCTAATGCCAACAAGCAAAGAAATGGAGCATtcccaaaattatttaaaaggaaaCCTCCATGTTGACTGCTCAGGAGTCCCACAGAAGGAAGCCCAGCAGCAGAGTACTTTTGACCATGACAGATGTCCTTCTGGGTTTGGAGATCAGTCTGAGCATGGCAAAAGCACGCTGCTTTCTGCTGAGTTTATAGAAAGGACTGGCCTACCAGAAAGTGCCCCGCCAATTTGCACACTTCCTTGGACTGATGAGAAATGCCAACATGAAGAACCGGATGTGGTGCACTATTATTGGGGTGTTCCATTCTGCCCCAAAGGAATAGATCCTAACAAATATACTCAAGTCATCATGTGCCAGCTTGAGGTCTACCAGAAAAGCCTGAAACAGGCTCAGCGGCAGCTCCTGCAGAAGAAGCAGTTTGGGGAACCAGTTGTCCCTAATCCATGTTCCCTGAGACGAAGTGAACTTGCAAAAGATGAGGAAACATCTAGACAAAGAGAAGGTTTGGATGATCAAGAAGAAGACGTGGATGAGAAAAAGGAACCTGGGAATGTTGCCTGGCTTCTTTCCCGAGTCAATGGAGAGCCTCACAAACATCCAGCACAGGACTCAGCGGAGGGAAGAAACTCTGGGTGTAGAGATGAACCAGCAAGCAGCTCTGCTCAG GCTTCTCAAGTGCTGTTTGCAGAAGATATGCTTGAAGAAAGGGAGCCTGTACAGATTACACAAAG CATTTCTGCCTTGACTCCCTTGGACAATAAGAAGAGCCCAGACATTGCCACGGAGGATCATGCCGAGGAGGAAATCACTGTGTGCCCTG AAACCCAGCAGAGTCCATCACAAGCTGTTGAGCCTGAGAGTGGAGAAATCCATTCATCCGGCAAAGATGTCTTTCCGCAG GCTGAAGAAGATGCAAGAGAGCATGCGCCTGTGCACAGCCCTCAAGCTAATGACCCCATGTCATGTCCGCTGTGCGAACACAGATTCCCAGCTTCAGAGATTGAGCTACATGCTATGTATTGTAATGGCACAGGAGAGGACGCAGTTGAAGATGGCCCAG taATGACCCGACGACAGAGGGAAGCCAAGAGTAAGCTTACCAGCTGCAAAAAAGCCTCACAATCTGTAGACATTGACAA GTGTGAGAAGTGTTACCTTTGTAAATGTCTAGTGCCAAGGAAAGAATATCAGAGTCATGTTGATGGCTGCCTTTGTAGCCGGAATGCTGATGGAGCACAGTGTCACAGGAGGCTACGGCGTGCAAAA gaGAAGGGAAGGTGTGAAGGTCGACTACTGAGTATGCTAGAGCAATCTGAAAACAAGGCTGCAG ATGCAGAGGTGGCTGCTCCACCATCAAGAAGAGAAGGCTCAAG GCCCAGCCCAGCAGAAATGGACAAGGAAATGGAGGGCAGCCAGAATTCAGAGAGACTCTTCCCTCAAGGACCTTGCAGTGGCTCTCCCATTAGATCGTTCACTTCCATTTCTGAAGCCAAAGACTGCCTAGTGGACTTTAAAAAACAGTTGGCAATTAGCCCACACAGTTGGAAACAAACCAAAGCCAGCCATAGGAACCAAAAGAAGTGCTGA
- the UIMC1 gene encoding BRCA1-A complex subunit RAP80 isoform X1: protein MEKMPKKKRKTANEPDSQGQEEEESRGLSNAKLTHSMDTCIVISDSDGEQESKEENGLQKKRTKQQLDRVKFAAKRKIAQMSEDEQFALALKMSEQEARQLNSQEEEEEELLRKAIAESLSSCQPSEPSAMAPVPPLSQASASSVQSHPAGPEDSQPLAVLLPCSESPCSKCSSLSPSYNAEENRQTDATKRPLVVLTRLSRDIVESSLVSSIIVSPGKSQAFARSDPSSPAGSSSSDTSPSAEEELPITLSPTFPQRPLGAYPLAPWRLFMGKCSLLMPTSKEMEHSQNYLKGNLHVDCSGVPQKEAQQQSTFDHDRCPSGFGDQSEHGKSTLLSAEFIERTGLPESAPPICTLPWTDEKCQHEEPDVVHYYWGVPFCPKGIDPNKYTQVIMCQLEVYQKSLKQAQRQLLQKKQFGEPVVPNPCSLRRSELAKDEETSRQREGLDDQEEDVDEKKEPGNVAWLLSRVNGEPHKHPAQDSAEGRNSGCRDEPASSSAQASQVLFAEDMLEEREPVQITQSISALTPLDNKKSPDIATEDHAEEEITVCPETQQSPSQAVEPESGEIHSSGKDVFPQAEEDAREHAPVHSPQANDPMSCPLCEHRFPASEIELHAMYCNGTGEDAVEDGPVMTRRQREAKSKLTSCKKASQSVDIDKCEKCYLCKCLVPRKEYQSHVDGCLCSRNADGAQCHRRLRRAKEKGRCEGRLLSMLEQSENKAADAEVAAPPSRREGSRPSPAEMDKEMEGSQNSERLFPQGPCSGSPIRSFTSISEAKDCLVDFKKQLAISPHSWKQTKASHRNQKKC, encoded by the exons AGATGTCAGAAGATGAGCAGTTTGCCTTGGCTTTGAAAATGAGTGAGCAGGAAGCGAGGCAGTTGAATTcacaagaggaggaagaggaagaacttctgagaaaagccATTGCTGAGAGCCTCAGT AGCTGCCAGCCTTCTGAGCCTTCTGCTATGGCTCCTGTGCCTCCCCTCTCCCAGGCATCAGCGTCTTCAGtgcaaagccacccagctgggcCAGAGGATTCTCAGCCCCTTGCAGTTCTGTTGCCTTGCTCTGAGTCTCCTTGCTCCAAGTGCAGCTCCCTCTCACCAAGCTACAATGCTGAGGagaacagacagacagatgccaCCAAGAGGCCCCTGGTAGTACTGACGAGGCTAAGCCGGGACATAGTTGAAAGCTCGCTAGTCTCTAGCATAATTGTGTCTCCAGGGAAGAGCCAGGCTTTTGCCAGGTCAGACCCTTCCTCACCAGCAGGGAGCAGCTCCAGTGATACATCACCTAGTGCGGAAGAGGAGTTACCTATTACCTTAAGTCCCACTTTTCCCCAAAGACCTCTGGGGGCTTATCCACTGGCACCCTGGAGACTCTTTATGGGAAAGTGCAGCCTTCTAATGCCAACAAGCAAAGAAATGGAGCATtcccaaaattatttaaaaggaaaCCTCCATGTTGACTGCTCAGGAGTCCCACAGAAGGAAGCCCAGCAGCAGAGTACTTTTGACCATGACAGATGTCCTTCTGGGTTTGGAGATCAGTCTGAGCATGGCAAAAGCACGCTGCTTTCTGCTGAGTTTATAGAAAGGACTGGCCTACCAGAAAGTGCCCCGCCAATTTGCACACTTCCTTGGACTGATGAGAAATGCCAACATGAAGAACCGGATGTGGTGCACTATTATTGGGGTGTTCCATTCTGCCCCAAAGGAATAGATCCTAACAAATATACTCAAGTCATCATGTGCCAGCTTGAGGTCTACCAGAAAAGCCTGAAACAGGCTCAGCGGCAGCTCCTGCAGAAGAAGCAGTTTGGGGAACCAGTTGTCCCTAATCCATGTTCCCTGAGACGAAGTGAACTTGCAAAAGATGAGGAAACATCTAGACAAAGAGAAGGTTTGGATGATCAAGAAGAAGACGTGGATGAGAAAAAGGAACCTGGGAATGTTGCCTGGCTTCTTTCCCGAGTCAATGGAGAGCCTCACAAACATCCAGCACAGGACTCAGCGGAGGGAAGAAACTCTGGGTGTAGAGATGAACCAGCAAGCAGCTCTGCTCAG GCTTCTCAAGTGCTGTTTGCAGAAGATATGCTTGAAGAAAGGGAGCCTGTACAGATTACACAAAG CATTTCTGCCTTGACTCCCTTGGACAATAAGAAGAGCCCAGACATTGCCACGGAGGATCATGCCGAGGAGGAAATCACTGTGTGCCCTG AAACCCAGCAGAGTCCATCACAAGCTGTTGAGCCTGAGAGTGGAGAAATCCATTCATCCGGCAAAGATGTCTTTCCGCAG GCTGAAGAAGATGCAAGAGAGCATGCGCCTGTGCACAGCCCTCAAGCTAATGACCCCATGTCATGTCCGCTGTGCGAACACAGATTCCCAGCTTCAGAGATTGAGCTACATGCTATGTATTGTAATGGCACAGGAGAGGACGCAGTTGAAGATGGCCCAG taATGACCCGACGACAGAGGGAAGCCAAGAGTAAGCTTACCAGCTGCAAAAAAGCCTCACAATCTGTAGACATTGACAA GTGTGAGAAGTGTTACCTTTGTAAATGTCTAGTGCCAAGGAAAGAATATCAGAGTCATGTTGATGGCTGCCTTTGTAGCCGGAATGCTGATGGAGCACAGTGTCACAGGAGGCTACGGCGTGCAAAA gaGAAGGGAAGGTGTGAAGGTCGACTACTGAGTATGCTAGAGCAATCTGAAAACAAGGCTGCAG ATGCAGAGGTGGCTGCTCCACCATCAAGAAGAGAAGGCTCAAG GCCCAGCCCAGCAGAAATGGACAAGGAAATGGAGGGCAGCCAGAATTCAGAGAGACTCTTCCCTCAAGGACCTTGCAGTGGCTCTCCCATTAGATCGTTCACTTCCATTTCTGAAGCCAAAGACTGCCTAGTGGACTTTAAAAAACAGTTGGCAATTAGCCCACACAGTTGGAAACAAACCAAAGCCAGCCATAGGAACCAAAAGAAGTGCTGA